The genomic window GAGTTTCAGTACTTTGTAatatgcaggtgtgtgttttgATCATAATACTAGAGCAGATTGTGGAATGAGATTTTAGTGTCGTTTCTGTTCTTTGACGCAATACGGGCACTCTTGGTGCGCGCAGGGTTGATGAGTAGTTGAGGAGTTGAACCAGGTGTGCACAAGTAAGCGGTTCACAACCTTTTCCGTTCCTGGGACCAGCAAATCACCATCAAAAGCTCGAGCTCTATCCCAAAAATAATATACAGTTTATCTTGGCGGTCAAATGTAGTTACTTTGAGCAGGGAACAAATGAAATGCCTATTAGCACAAACAATTAGCATTGTTAAAAGTAATGTAACATTGCTTATAATACATTAATACTCCCAACTGTTATTATTTTTGGAACAAAAaaatgcaaaacatttttttttaaacattttaaattTGGACCACCAGTAGTACCCCTACGGGGTGGTCCACGGACCCCGGTTTGTAAAACACTGGCCTAGTTGTAAGTAGCAGTAGGGGAAACACTCCTGTGGTGTTGTCAGTCATCTTGTTTAAGTTGCTATGTCATTGTTGCTTTTTCATCTGTTGACAATGTTGCAGGGAATATCTTCGGTAACCGTAGTGGTGACCACAGCTCATTTAACACACAGTCCTTCAGTCCACCTGCTGCTACACCAGGGGACCGCACGCCAGATGGTGTGTGATTGGTTTCTCACAAGCCCAGGACGAGGCCACTAACAGGCAGcattattttttgtgtgtgtgtgtgtgtgtgtgtgtgtgtgtgtgttggggggggggtctcctgcGCATGATTATGTTCATTATCATTTAGCCTACACATTTAttcaaatacagtaccagtcaaaagtttggacacagctactcattccagggtttttattttttactattttctacacagaCTGTGCAAAAcggtcaaggcaaagggtggctactttgaagcatctcaaacataaaatatattttgatttgttttaacaccttttttgcttactacatgattccatgtgttacttcatagttttgtctTCCATTTTATTCCACAATATAGTAAACAAtttagaaaaaccctggaatgagtaggtgtccaaacgtttgactggtactgtacataacaGGTATGTGTTTCCACTAACATCAGCCAGTGTGTGCGTTTTGTCAGGATGTAGCTGGCTGCCTACACAGTTGTGTTGAGCTGGGGCGTAGTGGTTCCACGTGTTGCAGTGTCATATGTGGAGTTGCCCTAGTTAAATGGGtagaacagggagaggaggctgatgggCTGTAAAGTGATGGGAGGTGGGCTATTGGACATCCCTCTGTCAAGACAGAAGCCACGGCTGTGCAGCTTTCCTTCTGTGCCTCACCTGCTCAAGCAAGCGGAAAGAGCAAGTCTGGAGGAATCGTGATGCCCATCTCAATGAGTGGGAGAGGGGAAATAGAGGGAAAAAAGGTACGTGCTGGTAGCTGAAGAGAGCGGGAAAGTAGAGAGCAGAAAATGTCTGGAGGCGTGATGCTCATCTCAATGAGTCTCTGGCTTCTCTCTGATCACAGCACTGTATTTAGACAGAAAAGGGGACAGAGCAGAGATGGAGAATAGAGCAGAGATGAAAGGCACTGCACTAACCCTATAAACTGGTATATACAGAGAGCATGTCTAAATGTTTGATTACCAAAGACATTTTAACCAGGAAATTGAAAGGATGACCCTTGTGCTGCTAGATGAGTGTAAAATCCAGACAGACGTACAGGTTGGTATATGGGGAAAGAGTCCTCAGCTGGCAGACAGGCTCCCCGCCATAGACATCACCCTAATGTCACACTTTGTAGGATCACTCCCTAGAACTTGGCACACATGCCAGTTAACTTTCATTACAGACACGCTGCCTCTAAGCAGTCGCCTGGAAACATGTACCACTTTCACATCTGCGAGACAAATGTCATTCCTCTACATGGCCACATTAGAGGCATTTCCAATACAAACACTGTTCCAACAGCTTATTACTTCTGCTTGTTCTGGCTCAGTCTTATGCCAATCTACAGACAAGATGCAGCGCTTGTGTGAAGGTACCTTCCAGAACACCTGATTAATAATCTTGGAATGAATTCCTCAAGTAGTCAAGGCACGTGACCAATTACACTTACCTTGAAAGGTTAAGTGTCAGTATCCAAGTATACAGtttaaatgaataaaaaaaatatgggACAACCCTTCAGAAATTTTAAGGCAATGCGTTGCTATAGTGACCTTGCATGGCTTAACATAACTCCAAACAAGGATCCAAGGTGATTGGCAGAAATCAGAACCACCATGTGCCCAAAATGTTGAAAGCAATATCAGTTCTCCAGTAGAGTCAAACAGAAACACATCAACATGCAAATTGAAAATCAATCATTTTATTTAGCAAGCTAGTGGATAACAAGTGAATAGGCATCTTGTATCTGCTACTAGGTCATAGTCAGGCCCTCATCCCAAGCAGAGGTGGATCAGAAGTATTTCAGGCCTGGCAGGTGGTTCTGGTCAGAATCAACTCTCCACTGGACACCACGGAAGTCTCTCCATCCAAAGACACTGCCACATCTCTCCCTGGAGGAACAGAAGATTAAGTCATGCTTCAAGCACCAAATCCAACAAATGCAAAACAGTTTAGTATTTCCAGCTACTTTCAAACCCTGGTCAAATTAAAGTTAGGATGTATTGATATTTGTGCAAATGTAAACCCCATAGTGCTCTAGGACCAGGATTGATGGCCACCACTTAAATACCTAAACGATCAAATTTAAATCCATCCCTAGatttttttagttttttaaagCCACTTACTTTGCCTGTTGCAGCTCTGTTGACAGGAGTGGTTTCCAGTAACGTAGCACACCTCTGTACTACAGTGAATGAATACCTGGATGGAAGGAATGTTGGCATTAATTGGGATGATTCATGTACTAGAGGCAGTTCTGCAGAATGGTCACTAGCTGGAACAGAGTCAAACCTGACCTTTATTTGTTTATGAATCTCTACAACGACTAATTTTGACTTAACAGCCATCCCATCTAGTGCAAAAGTTCTGCCTCCAGGGAAAGactggcagtgtagcctagtggttagagcattggactagtaaccgaaaggttgcaagttcaaatccctgagctgacaaggtacaaaatctgtcgttctgccactgaacaggcagtttacccactgttcctaggccatcattgaaaataagaatttgttcttaactgacttgcctagtaaaataaaggtaaaaaaaataaaaaatgaatgtcATCCTGCAGATGGAAAGCAAACCTTTAGCTTGGTATCATTTAGCAGACAcgcttatccagagtgacttacaggagaaaTTAAGGTTAAGCAGCTTGCTTAAGGGCACAGATCTCACCTACTCAACGAGTCGAACCAGCAACctctcagttactggcccaacgccctTAACTGCTAGGCATCCCCAAATAGCGACAATTATGCAAGCCAATAAAAAGCCGTCAACAGCACCACTGGCTTTCATCTAGTGACTTAGACGGAAGTGGAGTGGACTTCCTGGCCAATCAGTCAACCATCAGGAAGAAAAGCCCAGCAGACCACGAGGCCTTGATTGAAACACTCCTGCTGTAGCAAAGTAAAGATGCAGTACCCTGTCCTTCAGAGGGGCTAAGGTGTGCGCATCCACAAAAGTGAACATCTTGACCACAAAGCGTTTGTAGTGGGTGGGGAACACGGCGCCAGACACAGGGATCACAGAGGTCAGGTAGCGGTCATCCTGAGAtggacacctggaggggggagaAATTGTTTGTACAACTCTAGGATCTCCCTAAGTTAACATTCTGGTTGGAAGAGCCCCAGTTAGTTGACATGTAAGCACAGATTTAAAATTAAAGTAAGAAAGGCGCAATacatggagaaaaaaaaaagcAGCAAGGCAACCATCTTAGTTCTCCAGTTACCCAGCAACCAGGAGGTCCCACTTGGGCAGGCTTAGAGGACTGGGGGTGGAGGTGGCCCAGCAGTGCTCCAAATTCAGGACCAGGTTAGAGTCAGTCCTCCTCTCGATGTTAACCTCAACATAAACCGGCTCCTTTAGGACCTTGACAACTGGGTAGTCTGCCTCGCTGTAGTAGGAGGTGTAGGCTTCCACATCTGTGGAGACATAGGTTAGAACTCACAACACACTTAGTCTTGATAGACGATAAAGTTAAGGAACCAGGCATGTCATGCCACAAAGCAATTTCCCCTCAGACACAACTACAAGCCATTAATGAAATAATTGTATTATTCCGTTGACACAAACGTGTCGCCAACTTACCTTCCACACATCCCTCGTTGTAACATTGTCCTCTGGCCAGTCGCAGCACCACTCTGATGGGTCCAGGAACAGCAACTGGAGCAGGTGGAGCAACAGTGTTCACCTCAACAGTCAGTACCTCCACTGCCGTGCCAGTGTACTTACACTGGAACCAGAGCCTAGGAGAGAAACATTCCTACTGTTATGGGACGTACATTAGGACCACCAGTATCGGGTTTCTCAACATTGATTGTGTGGGCTAGCTAGCATTTGCTGGGTACGACAAGTCGAGCGTCAAATTGGATACCAGTTAACGTCAGGTTCTTCAGTTAATTAGTCCCCTTGAAATATCTTAGAGATATCAAAAGAAAGAAAAAATGTTGGAGCATTTAATTGAGCCTCAGGCAGAATTGGGTGAACATTATCCCCTGGAGAGAAGACCCACTCAAAATGGCTGTCTCTGGTGATTGAGCCACGAGGTCCAATCCCCACATCATAGGAAGATGTCATGCTGTTCTCATAGACCACATAGCCACTGTCCTCCTGAAAAAGGTACAAAACGCATTTAGTTGGTGTACACCAATGGGTATATAACAGCCAGGCTTTAAATGAAGAGCAACACAGGTGTTCATTTTTATCCTCACATTAGATGAGGCACACTGGGTAATTACATAATTAGCCAGTTAACTACCAGGGAGAGTAGAACCCCAGCAGTGTTTCAGACCAAGATATGATTATGGAAGCTACAATGGATTGGATTCATAGAGTCACAGTGCACGGCACATTAAGACGGCTACCCACCATCAGAGTGGTGCCACATGCAGTGACAGGGAACTGGTATACAGCAAAGACTGTAGTGGTGCCAACAGGCTTACAGGGGGCATCCTGCCCACCAAGCAGACTAATGGAATCAAGGTCCAGGTTGGGCCTAGTGGAATCCctggccaccaccaccacaaactGACCATCTCTGCTACATTGAACAGTCACTGGGGAAGGAGATGGCACAGAGAGAAGACACACTCCATAAATGAGTCTTACAAGTTAAAGCTTGGCAGGGAGAAGTACAAATAGACAAACATTGTAAAAATACATTAGGAAATACCTAAACTGCAGTCGTTGACTCACCTGCTTTCCCATAGTAGCACCGCCACCCATCAAAGCAGCAGTTGATCGCGTCACATTGAGCAATAGTAATCGCAGGGGTTCCACAAGtaatcctctcttcctccttcactTGGCATTTCTCTATAGGAGTGGAAGCCACTGACCTCCGGATGACCTGCTGAGGCTGAGCAGCATAAGTTACAGGCCTAGTCAGATGCTGTGGACCCATTTCCCACGTTAGTGCACCAAGTACATTGGCACAGCACACAACCACTATCACAACTTCAACCCACCCTGCCATTGTTGTAAAATATTGGACTGACTCCACGGTACTTCTGTGGCTTGCTGAGGCTTTTATGCCTGAGATGTATTCATTACGGAAACCATTTACCATTTAAGAACCAAACGGCCAACAAACAGAgtaaaacaagagtttctattggacaaattcaggtaggtccgcCCCGTTTTATtcagtttgcttccgtttaagaaaagtTCTGCAAAGGAATCAGAGTATTGAATATACCCCTGATTGATTGTGTTGGTTTGGCGGGAGCCCCTCCTCGTTAAGAGTCAAGCCGTCGCCAGCCCTGGGTAGTTAATCAGTCAGAGCCTGGCAGGTGCAGCTCATTGATGGCTCATTTGGCTCTAGGGAGGAATCATTACCTAGGGATTGTGTCTATCAAATTGGCCAATTTAAATGCTGTGAAATTGATCAATTGTCTGGATCCATCTCAGTAGTCGAAagttccttcctcttcctctgtcattTTCACTGATCTGAGAATATAGGCTACAAAATAACCAATATTCAAAAATGTCCTTTCACCAGTCTTCTCAGCACAAACGGAGGAAGGAGGACATTGGGGcgaacaggctcgtggtaatggctggagcggcataggtggaatggtatcaaaataCATCAGAcaaatggtttccatgtgtttgatgccattccattgattccgttccagccattattacgagccgtcctcccctcggcAGCCTCCACTGTGTTTAATGTATAAGTTTCAAAAGGACTTAGGTACTGAAAAATGATCAAATATTCTCATTTTCTTGACTGCTCATCAGTCTCTAGGGATTGGGCAATACCATGAGCTTGTGCCTATCAAAGGGATCATTTGAGTACTCGAATAATGGGTTGCACTACCTCTTTGGGGCCTTCTCAATAGTCTGAAGATGCTTCCTCTTCTTGTCCCCTCTCCTTCATTTTCACCAAAAATCTATATGAGGGACACCTTTTAGCTAAGACTATTGAAATGCAGCCACTAttccccttccatctctccctccctaattctctcttgccctcccccttctcatccctctgtcctcctctctctctcccatgtatgattaatgtattatattaagcaGAACTCAGAAGCTGGTTGTGTAAGCTGAGGGTCATAACGAATACTTAAAAATGATCtaatgttctctttctcttcccttcctgcccctctccatcccccctctcatgTAGATGTATGGGCGTTACACACAGGAGCTCGGTGTGTATGCCAAGGAGGAGGCGGCCCGCCTGCGTGATGGCGGGGGGCTGCGGAGGGTCACCAGTGTTCGCAGTCGGTCGGCAGAGCTGCTGGAGTATGAGAAAGACCCTTGCGCTAAGTGTCATGGTGAGTGACCGACTGACGGTAACATGACCACTCATATTTACTAAGATGTCTAATGTTAGTGACCTCAACACGACCACTCATATTTACTGACCTGTGTAGTGACCACAGAAAGACTACAGTGCCAAGTATCAGAGTGAGCGAGTAACGTGCTCCTATGACCGCTCCTATGACTGCACCACAACCACTGAATTGACAGCATCATCCTATGCTGCACTAACCACCTCACTGACCACAATctcggttaacccagaactaaagtctTGCGTAATTGGTCAGATGCTCGAAAAAGTTCTAGGTCCATATGTTTTAattaagagaagagagagaacgggGATCGGAACCAGAACGAAGAGCTCCGCCCTCTCTCTTTGCAAGTTACGGGCATGTCTATGGGCCAAATGTCCCCTCCCCTTCTTAAATTCGAAAGATGATAACACCTGCGAACTCGTGATTTGTCCAAATAACCAGTGATGGAAAACCCAAGCACCGAAACTAATGTTGCTCGTGATCTCACGCATCTCGCTATATCACGACAGATCTGCGGTACCATATATGTTCACCCAGTCTTTCCACGAGAGATAACCCAGGCCataacctgacctgacctgaccgcTCTGCCCTATTGAACACAGAACACATTTTGAAGAGAGGTTCTGATGTTACTGGTGCATCCTATCAGCCTCTAAATGAGAGAGATGTGTAAAGTTGACGCTTATGACACAGCATGATGACCGATGACCAATCCTGTGCCATGGCCTCGTGGGTGACGGCACTGCTCTTCtgccaatgtaaaaaaaaacagcccCCTCTGCTGGTAATGAATGGTCACTTAGTGTGTCTGTGATGACGAGGGCTGCTGCTGTGCATGTCAATAGCTCCTCTGTCACCTTCATCTTTACTGCGTCACGCCTTTCAACCTCCTGGCTTTTCTCTCAAGAGTAGTACAACATGATGAGGGACAGGAACAAGGAGAGGATGTGCGTGTGAGTGCATgcgtgactgagagagagagagagagagagaggtagaaagagaaataaaaataaagtaGCATCACTATCTTTGTGGGTGTGATTTAGTATGCATGTGACTGTGTAGGCTGAAGTTTATGGCTGTGTTCCAACTGCTTTCTATCCGTGTCTCCTACACACCGTGCCCTAGTGGCTACTGAGCCGATTACGATTGGATAGGTGAAAGCATTATCGTAAATACTCTAGCTGACTGGGAAAGAGCTTACTGAAAAGATATGTATCCAGAGTGGTTGGTTTAGGGACTTTTTCATCTGTTAATAAGATAGCAATCAGATGTAGTTGCTGATCAAGTGTAGTACCTATTGTTGTGTTCAGTGACCAATTTATTTATTCTCagtctatgagagagagagagagagagatacagtgacagtatatgtgtgtttatatttgtACTAGGAAGCCTGGTTTCCGTTCAGAGACGTATCTATAGAGTTAAAAGGGTACTGGCACTCAAACCTTGAAGAGGAATAACCCAATGAGGCCCGAGATGCAAAAGGCATAACAAAGTCTGAAATTTCACGGGTCTGTAAAATAAAAGGACACAATTCGGCCTCTCTTCAATAAGACTCTTGATTACCGGCGAGATCTTGCCACGTTCTGGTACATGTTGCATAACTCGAGGAGAGCAGAGCCCAGCCATCCTCCCCACCGGAGGAGTAGGAGGATGTGTGTCTGCCTCTGTTCTACTCCACATCCAGAGCCACGATTTGAGAGCCCTGCCTACACACTCCATCAAAAAGGCCGAGCTGCTCATCGTGACGGTTAGCTCTAGAGAGCGAAAGCGGCTTAGCTAAGATGGAGAGAGCGCTAACATGCTACGCTAACACTTAATCCAGCGTGACTGACTCCTCGCGCTCACCACCATTGGCCGTCTactgtgttttatgttgtacatgTAGTTCTACTGCCTTTTATTGTGACGGTCTGCGTGCATTAACTTCCATAGGCCGCGTGATGAAATCGTTCTTTTTTTACAACCTGGGGTTGTGGGGGAAAGAGCCCAGATGACAGGTTGTGGTTTCCAAAGTGTTTCCGGTATTTATTTATCCTGTTTCAGGTGTTCTTCCAGAATTCCTTTGAGATGCGCCAGTACCTCTCATGAAATGGGCTTTTCCCATGTCGGTCACTGGTTGCTCGTGATTGTTGTGGCCTATGCTTGCGCTGAGGGATTTTACACTCACATTTGTTTTGATTGCTTTGGCCCACGTGTCATTGTATCATGTGTTTTTGTACGATTCATATTACGAACAGAATGAGCAATTCATTACGTGGGGATAAAAATGTGCATCTGGCAGACGGTGTGCGTTTTGGATTGGGAAGAAGATGTCTGTCACGCTGCTGTGGATATAAGGACGGGCCAAGTCGCCCTTGCAAGCACCGGGCAGAGGGCCACCCCACCACGTGACAAActagtgtgtgtttctgtgtgtatctgtTAGCCAGAAAGTCTTCCTGAGATGACATAGGTACCACTAGCAGTGGTGCCACTAGTCAATGGGATATCGTGGAATAGTCTGTACGACAATACTTTCCTGTGAACATTTTGTCAAAAATGTCATCCTGCACTGGGACCAACCTCTATTGTGGAAAATCATTTCCAGTGAACCTTTTGGAtcccatatatttttttattaaattcaGAAAAAAATGTGAATTACAAGGCCATATACATGATTAGGGGAGACAAAATGGGAGGGTTCAACGCAGGGATTAGACCCTGGTCTCCATCGGGAACACATGTGTGTCGAGAGAGGAGAATGTTACCCCTTGATCCCGGACCTGCACACTAAACATTTTGCCTGAAAATTCCAACATTTTATCTGAAAAAGACTAATTCCCCCAACCAACCAACCGAGTAAGTTGAAATGGAATTTTATTCAAAATTCTGTCTTGTAGGGGACTCGCCTATCAAGATAACAATGAgaatatacagtgagctccaaaagtattggaacAGTGACAAATGTGTTGTTGTACATTAGCAGATGTcgcaaagtgctatacagaaacccagcctaaaaccccaaacagcaaccactgcagatgtagaagcacgataGCTAGAAAAAACTCCCCAGAACGGCAGGAACTGAtaaagaaaccgagagaggaaccagactctgagtggtggctagtcctcttctggcggTATCGGGTGGAGATTTATAAGAGTACATgaccagattgttcttcaagatgttcaaatgttcatcgATGACCTGCAGTGTCAAATAATAttcacagtggttatataggatgcaacaggtcagtactTCAGGAGTAAACGTCAGTTgccttttcatagccgagcattcagaggtcgagaggtcgagaggtcgagagagagtcgaaaacagcaggtccgggacaaggtagcatgtccggtgaacgggtcaggattccatagccacaggcagaacagttgaaactggagcagcagcacaaccaggtggactggggacagccaggagtcttcaggccaggtagtcctgaggcatggtcctagggctcaggtcatccaggaggagaaagagataatTAGAGGGACCCTACTTAAATGAACACAGGACACCAGTTCTTGAGTGTCTCCATTGATCTTCGGTCCTGGCAGTTCTGTGCAGaatcaggacaactgagctttggagatgTACGCAGATTTAAaaaggagtctgtaatttgctttctaatgatcatgatctatTCATCAAAGAAGTTTAtgaattcatcactgctgaagtgaaagccatcgtctcttggggaatgctgttttttagttagttttgcgacagtatcaaaaatccATTTTGGATTGTTCTCATTCTCCTCAATTAGGTTTTaaaaataggatgatcaagcAGCAATGAGGGCTCTTCAGtattgcacggtactgtctttcaaAGCTAGtcagaatatttcaattttggctTGCTTaagggctcgggtattttctgcaTACCAGGGAGCTAATtaacaaaactaggtccagagtatgactgtggcagtgagtatgTCCGGAGACATGTTAGACAAAACCCACTGAATCGATGATGCCTCCGTAAgtcttttggagtgggtctgtggacttttccatgtgaatattgaagtcaccaaaacttggaatattatctgccattactacaaggtctgataggaattcaAGGAACTCAGTGATGAATACTGTATATGGCACCGGAGGACTATAAAACAGTAGctttaaaaagtgattgagtaggctacatagatttcatgactagaagctcaaaataTGAAAACACTGTCGGAAATGCTAGCAACAACTCTGCATTTGCAGAGgagatatggtcactagtgtaaccaggaggagatgCCTCCTTTAACACAGTAAATGTATCAGGCTTGAGTCATATTTCAGTcagaccaatcacatcaagactatgatcagtgattagttaatcgactatgactgccttggaagtgagggatctaacattaagtaaccctatt from Oncorhynchus masou masou isolate Uvic2021 chromosome 3, UVic_Omas_1.1, whole genome shotgun sequence includes these protein-coding regions:
- the LOC135518425 gene encoding zona pellucida sperm-binding protein 4-like, with the translated sequence MGPQHLTRPVTYAAQPQQVIRRSVASTPIEKCQVKEEERITCGTPAITIAQCDAINCCFDGWRCYYGKAVTVQCSRDGQFVVVVARDSTRPNLDLDSISLLGGQDAPCKPVGTTTVFAVYQFPVTACGTTLMEDSGYVVYENSMTSSYDVGIGPRGSITRDSHFELWFQCKYTGTAVEVLTVEVNTVAPPAPVAVPGPIRVVLRLARGQCYNEGCVEDVEAYTSYYSEADYPVVKVLKEPVYVEVNIERRTDSNLVLNLEHCWATSTPSPLSLPKWDLLVAGCPSQDDRYLTSVIPVSGAVFPTHYKRFVVKMFTFVDAHTLAPLKDRVFIHCSTEVCYVTGNHSCQQSCNRQRRDVAVSLDGETSVVSSGELILAQPYPFVGGVDTKKLEVLNLLHCSTVDENGGVFGRALVWVYRS